One stretch of Malus domestica chromosome 14, GDT2T_hap1 DNA includes these proteins:
- the LOC139191134 gene encoding uncharacterized protein: MSSSRRVYKQLQEQQKRLLAQQTELVNLEEGGGGDEAFFMEEDEDDHHRKQKASHSRRVMEAVGQIAKLRRAANLDRKREKRSKDLLEDYFIPNSIFLDHIFRLHFRMQRNLFEKIMSDICNHDPYFVQKEDVFHVLGLIPEQKITASLRILAYGASADQVDEIARMGKTTVLESLMRFCYAIEAFYTKEYLRTPTPRDMRRLMRKDDIYPRWLTFVKTVPHPQTEKEKHFAKCQEGCRKDVERCFDILQARWVIVRAAARMFDVEALQSIMMTCIILHNMIVEDEYDYDAVDEYEPDPMNNLRTRIYCAHDRTEDPAQHEPLERDGRYNELIVQRYTDVQEPYWHVTRQNDLIEHQWGLHEGEDN, from the exons atgtcttcttcaagaagagtgtataaacagttgcaggagcaacaaaaaaggttgttggcacaacagACAGAATTGGtcaatctcgaggaaggtggaggtggagatgaggctttcttcatggaggaggatgaggatgatcaccatagaaagcagaaggcctcacattcccgccgtGTCATGGAAGCCGTGGGTCAGATAGCCAAACTAAGACGTGCTGCAAACCtcgatagaaaaagggaaaaacgaAGTAAAGAtctattggaagattattttattcccaatagCATATTCCTTGATCATATTTTTAGACTTcattttagaatgcaacgaaatttgttCGAAAAAATCATGAGtgatatttgcaaccatgatccatactttgtgcaaaaagaggatgtttttcatgttctaggtcttattcccgagcaaaaaattacggcaTCCTTGCGAAttcttgcatatggagcatctgcagatcaagtggatgagatcgcgAGGATGGGAAAAACAACTGTTTTGGAGTCCCTGATGCGGTTTTGCTATGCAATTGAAGCCTTCTACACGAAAGAGTACCTCCGGACACCCACACCAAGGGACATGAGAAGGCTTATGAGGAAAg AtgacatttacccaaggtggttaacatttgtcaaaacagtgccacatccacagactgaaaaggaaaaacacttcgcaaaatgtcaagaagggtgtaggaaggatgtcgaGCGTTGTTTTGATATTCTGCAAGCTCGTTGGGTGATTGTCAGGGCTGCagctagaatgtttgatgtcgaggctcttcaatccatcatgatgacgtgtattattctccataacatgattgttgaagatgagtatgattatgatgccgtCGATGAATATGAGCCGGATCCGATGAATAACTTAAGAACACGTATCTACTGTGCTCATGACCGGACCGAAGATCCAGCGCAACACGAGCCGTTGGAACgtgatggacgttacaatgaattgatcgttCAGCGGTACACTGATGTGCAAGAGCCATACTGGCACGTAACCCGCCAaaatgacttgattgagcaccagtggggattgcatgaaggcgaagataattaa